The sequence ACGATGCAATGCGCCGGGGGGCACCTCCCGTCGGGTCCACGGGAAACTCCCAGCCCGTCATTGCAGCCACGGAAAATGGCGTGAAACAAGGGCATTCGGCAAAACCCCCCGATCGGGGGGCTTCGCGGATCACTCAATTTGAACGATCTACGACTCACTTGGACGAAGGATTCGCGGCGGATTCCTCCCCTCGCCACGGAAGCCACGGACCCGGTCTTCCCGCTCGATTTCGCTCCGGCGGTGGGGTACGGATGCGGCCATGGAACAAGAATCCACGGCGGCTCCGACGGCGGCGTCCTCCAAGCACGGCCACCTGCGTTTCCATCTGCCGCACGCCCACCTGGCGGCCACCTTCGGCAACGATTGGTTCGGCCTGAAGGCGGAATCGTTCGCGCGGTTCTTCGGCACGCCGACCTTCCTCATCGGTCAGACGGTGATCGTGGGCGTGTGGATCGTAGCGAACCTGCTCGGCTGGTCGAAATTCGACGCCTATCCCTTCATCCTGCTCAACCTCGCCTTCAGCTTGCAGGCGGCCTATGCCGCGCCGCTGATCCTGCTGGCACAAACGCGGCAGGCGGAGCGGGACAAGACGACCTCCGACGCGGACGCGCAGCACCGCGAGGATCTGGCACGCATCTCCGCCGAGCGCCAGGCGACGGCGGCCGAACAGACCGCCCATCTGCTGGAACTGATGCGCCGCAATACCGAGCTGACGGAATTGACCAAGGCCCTCAGCGAGCGCATCGAAACGCTCACCGAGGAAGTACACCGCCACATCCTGGCCACCGAGAGTCCCCAGCGGTAACGGCGCGTCTCAGCGCGCGTCGGTCGCGAGGCGGAAGCCGAGATCGGGTCGACGCAGGCCGCGCTCCTCCACCCACTCGCGGGCCTGGGCGCCATTGGCGGGGTTCAGGAACGAACCGCCGATGATCACCCACAGCTTTTCGCCGAGGGGATTGGCCGGGTTCACCGACTGGCTGCGGGTCCACTCCGCCACCGAGCCGGCCATGCCGAGCAGGCCGTTTGGCGTGCGGTCCGGCGTCTCGGCGGTGACCGGTAGCCAGTTCGACGGCTTCAGTGTGGCTGGCTGCTGGACGCCCACGCGCAGGGCGGCGAACCATTCCTCCTGGCTCGGCAGGCTGCCCTGCTTCCACTCGCAGAAGGCGGTGGCATCCCACCAATCGACGCCCACTACCGGGGTGTCCAGGGTGACGGGGCGGCCCTTCCAGGTGCCGTTCGTCTTGGCCGCGGTGCGGAGGGTTTCCCAATCGTCAGGGAGGTGATCGGTCTTGGTCGCGGGCTGGCCTTCGTGGTCAAAGGTGCGCTCGCGCTTGTCCTTCGCCAGCAGGGCGAGGGTTTCCAAAAACTCCGCGTACTCGCCGATGGTGACCTCGTGCGAGGCCAGACGGAACGCCCGCAAATCCTCGTCCAGGCCGTCCGGCGTGGGATGCTTCCCAGCGGGAATGAGCACGGCTCCGGGCAGCGACGCCTTCGGTGGACCGGCGGGCGGCTTCGGCTTCATCACCGACAGGCCGACTCCGGCCGCCGCGATCACCAGCGCGGCGACCCCGGCAATGGCGGCCACCGGCAGCTTCTTCGGCGCGGGCAGATGGGTGGTCGCCGGACCGGCACCGGCCGCGGGATCGGCGAGCTGTTGCTCGATCTGACTGGCGTAAGCGCGGACCTGCTCCCAGGTGAGGGGAATCTCCAGCCCCTCGCCGCGCATCCACGCCAGCAGCGTGAGCATGCGCGAGGCCCCGGGGTGGCCATCCGCCACCAGCGGCACCAGGCGTTCGCCGAGGTTGACGATGTCCTGCACGGATCGCTCCGGCTCGCGCTCGCCAGCAACGGCGAGGTTCACCAGACGCACCACGCCGCTGTCTTCCAAGTGGATGTCCTCCGGATCGAGCTGGGCGGTGGCCTGGCCGCGGGATTCGAGATACAGGTTCGCCTCCGCGACACGGCGGACGGCATGGGCCAACTCGGACGGGCGCATCGCCTCGGTGGCGTGGAGGCGCTCTTCCAAGGTGGCACCAGCCAGTTTCTCGCGGGCGAAAAAGCAGTGCTCGTCCTTCGCCACAGCCTCGTACACCGAACCGATCAGCGGGTGGTCCATCGCAGCCTTCGAGCGGATGTCCGCCAGGAACGACTCGCGGGCCTCCTCGGCCTCCGGACGGAGTTCATCGACGAGGACATTGCGGCGCACGGAAACCTGCTCCGCCAGCCACGTGCGGGTCAGAGGGCCTTCCGCCAGGAGTTCGATGAGCCGGTAATCGCCTAACAGGGTGGGTGCGTCGGAAGGGGAATCCATGCGAAAGGGTGAAGCGCTCAATGGGAAGGCAGCGGCAGCAAGGGCGCGCCGGGATTGAAGTCCCGGGGCAGCTCCTCCTTGTTGAGGAACTCGGGCGGCACATCGCCGGGGCCGGGCAGGCCGTTCGGCTGCTGCTGCGGTTGTTGCGGCTGCTGGACCTGCTGGTTGCGGGCGGCCAGGTCGCGCGGCCAGGCCTGCACGTCGATGAGCTCGTTCTTGTAGTTCAGCTCCACCGATTGGCCATAGTAGGCGCGGTGGCCGAAGAGGTGCTCGTCCTGCTCATCCTGGCGCGGGATGATGTAGGTCACGCGCAGCAGTTCCTCGCCGCCGGCCCAATCGATCGGCAGGCTGGCCCACTCGGTCTTCACGACGCTGGTGTCGCGGGCCGGGACCACTTCCTTGCCCTTCAGCGAATCGTAGAAGAGCACCTTCACGAAGAAATCTTCCGCCGCCACGCTGGTGCCGGGCGCGGCCTGGACCGGGATGGTGAGCACCACGCGCTCACCGTCCTGGTATTCCGCGTCCTTGAAGATCCGGGTGCGGCCGAGCACCAGCTTGCCGCGGACGTCCGGCTCCTGGATGCCATCGCGGAGCTTACCGGCGGCCATTTCATAAAGCGTGCCAGCCTTCGAAGCCCCCATGCGGAAGACATTCTCGTAGTGCTCGGAGGCCTTGTCGTAGACGCCCATCGCCTCGTGGACGAGACCCAGCTCGTATTCCACGTTCGGTTCGTCGGGCGATTTCCGGGCGGCTTCCTCAAGCTTGATGATGGCGGCCCCCATGTCCTCGGCCACGCGGGCCTTGCGGGCCTCGGTGACGAGGCGCTCGACCACCGGATCCGCGATCGGCGGGGTGGCCACCGGCGTGGGGGCAGGCCCCACCGGCGCGACGGGAAGAGGGTTCGCCGGCGGTTTTGCGACCACGCCGGAATTGTCCGAGTCGGTCGGCAGCGTGGCCGAAATGGCCGAAATGGCCGGAATCCCCGGGCGGACGGCGGGATCGACCGCGGCCGGCACCGGAACGGCCACGATCTTCGGCACCTCGACGATCTTCTCGACGATCCGGACCGGGCGGTTCGTCTCCAGGCGGGCAGCCAACGCCACGGCGGCGCTCATCACCTCCGCGAACGCGATGACCCCGATCGTCCAGCAGGAGATGCGGAACGCGGTGAAACGGTGAGCGGAAGCGGAATGGCCTGCCATTCTTTGGACACTGGTGAATCCACCGCGGGGTGTCAATCCAGCGGGGTGGTTGTTAGCAGGGGGATACGTGGAATCCGTCCGGTGGATTCCACGATCGGTCTACCCGAAGAAAAGTCCCCCAAGCCCCAGAATGGCGACGCCCAAGGCCACCTGGCACCATCTCAGCGCCCGCTTCGCCCCGGCATCACCCTCCTGCGCCAATTCGGCGCAGCGGGACAAATCCGCGAAGATGACGCTGAAAAACGAGGTCGAGAAATTCCCCTGCCGTCCGGTCACCGGACGAACGAGCCAGAGCCAAGACAAGACCAGCATCGCGAGCCCGATGGGGACCAGGAGGAATGCGCCGGACTGCATGCCGGGCATTTTCGCACGCCCGGCATGGTTTTCAATCCAACGGATTCCTCACGGATCGAGGAACTTGCCCGGATTGAGGATACCGTGGGGGTCGAGCGTGCGCTTGAGCGAGCGGTGGATGGCATAGGACGCGTCGCCGAGCGCCTGCTTGATCCACGGTTTCTTGGCCAGGCCCACGCCGTGCTCGCCGGTGATCGCGCCGCCATTGGCGAGGATCCAGTGGAACAGCACGTCGAGCGCGGCATCCGCCTTCTCGCTGACCAGCGGATCGTTGTAATCCTGCACCATCAGGTTGGTGTGGATGTTTCCGTCCCCGGCGTGGCCGAAGCACGCGACCGGGATGCCGGTCTCGTCCTGCAGGCGGCGGGCGAAATTGACGAGTTCCACCAGCTTCGAACGCGGCACCACGATATCCTCGTTGAGCTTGGTCAGGCCGGTGTCCCGCAGCGAGTAGGAGAACTCGCGGCGGAGCTGCCAGATGCGCTCGCAGTCCTCCTCGTCCGGCGCGATCTCCAGGTGGGTGGCACCCGTCCGCATCAGCAGGGCGTGGAGTTCCGCCAGCTCCGAGGCCACCGCGGTGGGGCGGCCATCGATCTCGACGATCAGGTAGGCATCGCCCGGCGGGAACACGTCCGCGCCGAGGCGCTTGCGGGCCGCGGCAAGGGTGAAAGCATCCGTGATCTCCAGCGCGGAGGGCAGGTGGCCGGAATTCAGCACCGTCTGCACGGCGGCCGCGGCCATCGCGAAATCCGGGAACACCGCGGCCACCATGGCGCGGGCCGGCGGGCGGGGAATGAGACGCAGGGTGGCCTCGGTGACGATGCCGAGCATGCCCTCCGAGCCGGTGAAGAGCCCGCACAGGTCGAAGCCGGTCTTGTTCTTGTGGAGGCGGCCGCCGGTGCGCATCACGCGGCCGTTCACCAGCACGACCTCGAGGCCGAGGACGTAGTTACGGGTCACCCCGTACTTCAGGCAGCGCGGGCCTCCGGCGTTGGTGGCGATGTTCCCGCCGAGCGAGCAATCCTTCAGCGAGGCGGGGTCCGGCGGGTATTCCCAGCCGATCTCGCGCGCGGCGCGCTGGAGCTCCACGGTGATCACCCCGGGCTGGACCACGGCCACGCCATCGGCGGGGGCCAGTTCCAGGATCCGGTTCATCCGGGCGGTGGAAAGCACGATGCCGCCGCGCACCGGCACGCAGCCGCCCACGTAGCCGAATCCGGCACCGCGGGTGGTCACCGGGATGCGATGCTTGTGGGCGTAGGCCATCACCGCGGACACGTCGGCGGTGGATTCGGCGAAGACGACGACGTCCGGCTGGTGGCGGGCGTACCACTTGTCCCCGGCATGCTCGGTGAGCACCTTGTCGCTCAGGTCGACCTTGCCCGGCCCGATCCGCGCAACGAGGTCGGCGGCGATCTGCTCGGAGGAAATCACGGTCGGTTCCGGTGCTGGC comes from Luteolibacter sp. LG18 and encodes:
- a CDS encoding DUF1003 domain-containing protein translates to MEQESTAAPTAASSKHGHLRFHLPHAHLAATFGNDWFGLKAESFARFFGTPTFLIGQTVIVGVWIVANLLGWSKFDAYPFILLNLAFSLQAAYAAPLILLAQTRQAERDKTTSDADAQHREDLARISAERQATAAEQTAHLLELMRRNTELTELTKALSERIETLTEEVHRHILATESPQR
- a CDS encoding SUMF1/EgtB/PvdO family nonheme iron enzyme produces the protein MDSPSDAPTLLGDYRLIELLAEGPLTRTWLAEQVSVRRNVLVDELRPEAEEARESFLADIRSKAAMDHPLIGSVYEAVAKDEHCFFAREKLAGATLEERLHATEAMRPSELAHAVRRVAEANLYLESRGQATAQLDPEDIHLEDSGVVRLVNLAVAGEREPERSVQDIVNLGERLVPLVADGHPGASRMLTLLAWMRGEGLEIPLTWEQVRAYASQIEQQLADPAAGAGPATTHLPAPKKLPVAAIAGVAALVIAAAGVGLSVMKPKPPAGPPKASLPGAVLIPAGKHPTPDGLDEDLRAFRLASHEVTIGEYAEFLETLALLAKDKRERTFDHEGQPATKTDHLPDDWETLRTAAKTNGTWKGRPVTLDTPVVGVDWWDATAFCEWKQGSLPSQEEWFAALRVGVQQPATLKPSNWLPVTAETPDRTPNGLLGMAGSVAEWTRSQSVNPANPLGEKLWVIIGGSFLNPANGAQAREWVEERGLRRPDLGFRLATDAR
- a CDS encoding FAD-linked oxidase C-terminal domain-containing protein, with product MPLPPKRNGRFVRNTPPSPAEAAIWEPLDADSQGEPRVIVVPGGEPVAPAPANPAPVVAEAPVEKAPPAPEPTVISSEQIAADLVARIGPGKVDLSDKVLTEHAGDKWYARHQPDVVVFAESTADVSAVMAYAHKHRIPVTTRGAGFGYVGGCVPVRGGIVLSTARMNRILELAPADGVAVVQPGVITVELQRAAREIGWEYPPDPASLKDCSLGGNIATNAGGPRCLKYGVTRNYVLGLEVVLVNGRVMRTGGRLHKNKTGFDLCGLFTGSEGMLGIVTEATLRLIPRPPARAMVAAVFPDFAMAAAAVQTVLNSGHLPSALEITDAFTLAAARKRLGADVFPPGDAYLIVEIDGRPTAVASELAELHALLMRTGATHLEIAPDEEDCERIWQLRREFSYSLRDTGLTKLNEDIVVPRSKLVELVNFARRLQDETGIPVACFGHAGDGNIHTNLMVQDYNDPLVSEKADAALDVLFHWILANGGAITGEHGVGLAKKPWIKQALGDASYAIHRSLKRTLDPHGILNPGKFLDP